In Sphingomonas sp. G-3-2-10, a single window of DNA contains:
- a CDS encoding UDP-N-acetylmuramoyl-L-alanyl-D-glutamate--2,6-diaminopimelate ligase, whose protein sequence is MKLEQLIEGGGDKTVTGFAIDHRKVAPGTIFGAFQGATVNGEDFIPAAIKAGAVAIVARPGVAVEGALHIADDNPRERFARLAAAFFAPFPQSAVAVTGTNGKTSTVEMTRQLWRMTGFHAASIGTLGVTTADDSVSTGLTTPDIVTFLSNVAGLAREGVTHVAFEASSHGLSQYRTEGLPVKAAAFTNLSRDHLDYHGDMAAYFHAKLRLFAEVLDADGAAVVWVDDANSERVIDLARARGNRLITVGEHGDTLRLVGRDPTLLGQGLTIEAEGKSYKVNLPLIGAYQAANALTAAGLVIATGGDIATTLSNLSRLQPVRGRLERAVIAKSGAPVYVDYAHTPDALEAAVAALKPHTQGRLILVFGAGGDRDPGKRELMGREAAAGADVVIVTDDNPRSEDPAAIRREVLKGAPNAVEIGGRREAIAAAIEMAGAEDIVLLAGKGHEQGQIVGDRVLPFDDVTVARECAA, encoded by the coding sequence ATGAAGCTCGAACAGCTGATCGAGGGCGGCGGCGACAAGACCGTCACCGGTTTCGCGATCGATCACCGCAAGGTGGCGCCCGGCACCATCTTCGGCGCGTTTCAGGGCGCGACGGTGAATGGCGAGGATTTCATTCCGGCTGCGATCAAGGCCGGTGCGGTGGCAATCGTCGCGCGGCCGGGAGTCGCGGTCGAGGGCGCGCTGCACATTGCCGACGACAATCCCCGTGAACGGTTCGCGCGGCTGGCGGCGGCCTTCTTCGCGCCGTTTCCGCAAAGCGCGGTCGCCGTCACCGGCACCAACGGCAAGACGTCGACCGTCGAGATGACGCGCCAGCTGTGGCGGATGACCGGATTCCATGCGGCCTCGATCGGTACGCTGGGCGTCACCACGGCCGACGATAGCGTCAGCACCGGCCTGACCACGCCGGATATCGTGACTTTCCTGTCGAACGTCGCCGGCCTTGCCCGCGAAGGCGTCACGCATGTCGCGTTCGAAGCCTCGTCGCACGGCCTGTCGCAATACCGGACCGAAGGTCTGCCGGTTAAAGCCGCGGCGTTCACCAATCTCAGCCGCGATCATCTCGACTATCATGGCGACATGGCCGCCTATTTCCACGCCAAGCTCCGGCTGTTCGCGGAAGTGCTCGATGCCGATGGCGCAGCAGTGGTGTGGGTCGACGACGCCAATTCGGAGCGGGTGATCGATCTCGCCCGCGCGCGCGGCAATCGCCTGATCACCGTGGGCGAGCATGGCGACACGCTACGCCTTGTGGGACGCGACCCGACCTTGCTGGGACAGGGGCTGACGATCGAAGCCGAAGGCAAGAGCTACAAGGTCAATCTGCCGCTGATCGGTGCCTATCAGGCCGCCAACGCGCTGACCGCCGCGGGCCTCGTGATCGCCACGGGCGGCGATATCGCGACGACGCTGTCCAATCTCTCGCGCCTCCAGCCGGTGCGCGGCCGCCTCGAGCGTGCGGTGATCGCGAAGAGCGGCGCGCCGGTCTATGTCGACTACGCCCATACGCCGGATGCGCTCGAAGCCGCCGTCGCCGCGCTCAAGCCGCATACGCAGGGCAGACTGATCCTCGTCTTCGGCGCGGGCGGCGATCGCGATCCGGGCAAGCGCGAACTGATGGGCCGCGAAGCCGCCGCGGGCGCGGACGTGGTGATCGTCACCGATGACAATCCGCGTTCCGAAGACCCTGCCGCGATCCGCCGCGAAGTCCTGAAGGGCGCGCCGAACGCCGTCGAGATCGGCGGCCGCCGCGAAGCCATCGCCGCCGCGATCGAAATGGCCGGAGCGGAAGACATCGTCCTGCTGGCCGGCAAGGGCCATGAGCAGGGGCAGATCGTCGGCGACCGGGTGCTGCCGTTCGACGACGTTACCGTCGCGCGGGAGTGCGCGGCATGA
- the murF gene encoding UDP-N-acetylmuramoyl-tripeptide--D-alanyl-D-alanine ligase, whose translation MRLWTAEEIADATGGKASADFEVSGVTFDSREVGPGDLFLALSGETTDGHRFLDQAFGQGAAGAVVSSQTPHPHVTVPDTMRALEALGVAARVRMEGKVIGVTGSVGKTGTKEALFAALDRQEPGYAHRSVKSYNNHTGVPLSLARMPRNARYGVFEMGMNHAGELAALTRFVRPHVAMVTTIAPAHMGFFKDEAAIADAKGEIFQGLEPGGTAIIPYDSPHRDRLIAAARPYASNIVTFGMREGADVRAIETMRTRTGGTFVTVRLGGNEKGARELSFTISQPGAHWVSNSLGILAAVDAVGGDLELAGLALAEMAGLAGRGHRFLAPVADGEALVIDESYNANPASMRATLDVLSHEKGRKLAVLGEMRELGEHSDAFHAELSGPIEAAGVDFAILVGESMGPLANALEGHVDFVHVPDASSARDHLLDMLAPGDAVLVKGSNGVRLATVVAALAERQPCST comes from the coding sequence ATGAGGCTGTGGACCGCCGAAGAGATCGCCGACGCGACCGGCGGCAAGGCGAGTGCGGATTTCGAAGTTTCGGGAGTCACGTTCGACTCCCGCGAAGTTGGCCCTGGCGACCTGTTCCTGGCGCTGAGCGGAGAGACGACCGACGGTCATCGCTTCCTCGACCAGGCATTTGGCCAAGGGGCTGCGGGTGCGGTCGTTTCCTCCCAGACGCCGCACCCGCATGTGACCGTGCCGGACACGATGCGCGCGCTCGAAGCGCTGGGTGTCGCGGCGCGGGTGCGGATGGAGGGCAAGGTGATCGGCGTGACCGGTTCGGTCGGCAAGACCGGTACCAAGGAAGCCCTGTTCGCCGCGCTCGACCGGCAGGAGCCGGGCTATGCCCACCGCTCGGTCAAGTCGTACAACAACCATACCGGCGTGCCGCTCAGCCTCGCGCGGATGCCCCGTAACGCGCGCTACGGCGTGTTCGAGATGGGCATGAACCATGCGGGCGAACTCGCCGCGTTGACGCGCTTCGTTCGCCCGCACGTCGCGATGGTCACCACCATCGCCCCGGCGCATATGGGCTTCTTCAAGGACGAAGCCGCCATCGCCGACGCGAAGGGCGAGATCTTCCAGGGCCTCGAACCCGGCGGCACCGCGATCATTCCCTATGACAGCCCGCACCGCGATCGCCTGATCGCCGCCGCCAGGCCTTATGCCTCGAACATCGTGACCTTTGGCATGAGGGAAGGCGCGGACGTTCGCGCGATCGAGACGATGCGCACCCGCACCGGCGGCACCTTCGTCACGGTCCGTCTGGGCGGCAACGAAAAGGGTGCGCGCGAACTGAGCTTCACCATCTCGCAGCCCGGCGCGCACTGGGTTTCCAATTCGCTCGGCATACTCGCGGCGGTCGATGCGGTGGGCGGCGATCTCGAGCTTGCCGGCCTCGCGCTGGCGGAGATGGCGGGGCTTGCCGGCCGCGGCCATCGCTTCCTCGCGCCGGTCGCGGATGGCGAGGCGCTTGTGATCGACGAAAGCTACAACGCCAATCCCGCCTCGATGCGCGCGACGCTCGACGTGCTGTCGCACGAAAAGGGACGCAAGCTGGCGGTGCTGGGTGAAATGCGCGAGCTGGGCGAGCATTCCGACGCGTTCCACGCCGAGCTGTCCGGCCCGATCGAGGCAGCCGGTGTAGATTTTGCGATCCTTGTCGGCGAGAGCATGGGGCCGCTTGCAAATGCCCTTGAGGGGCATGTCGATTTCGTCCATGTGCCCGACGCGTCTTCGGCTCGCGATCATCTCCTCGATATGCTCGCACCGGGTGACGCGGTTCTCGTCAAAGGCTCGAACGGCGTGCGGCTCGCTACTGTGGTCGCGGCTCTCGCGGAAAGACAACCATGCTCTACCTGA
- the ftsW gene encoding putative lipid II flippase FtsW → MWFWEVDRVLLLLVLLLIAIGLVAVAAASPATARRYSDGAHIVAPMYYFWRQLIWVALSVPIMIVVSMIPLTLARRGALIGAGICILLLVLLPFIGSEVNGARRWINLGVSDLQPSEFLKPLFIVSIAWILSLRASDNQLPMTLMLGVTGGLTALVAMLLMMQPDFGQTMVFCIVWIILLTVAGISPAVIGGLAALGLAGIVSAYLFYSTARIRIDSFLWPTKEKALAEHYQTNIAEQTLTSGGLFGTGPGSGQVKFKLPEAHTDYIFSVIGEEFGLLACAAIAILYVAIILRVLLKLIDEEDAFKLLAATGLVAQFGVQAFINMAVNTGLAPSKGMTLPFISYGGSSMIALSIGMGLLLAFTRRNPYLKRSPYTVRWSGT, encoded by the coding sequence ATGTGGTTCTGGGAAGTCGATCGCGTCCTGCTGCTGCTCGTGCTGCTGCTGATCGCCATCGGCCTGGTCGCCGTCGCCGCCGCATCGCCCGCCACCGCACGGCGCTATTCGGATGGGGCGCATATCGTCGCGCCGATGTATTATTTCTGGCGCCAGCTGATCTGGGTCGCACTGTCCGTGCCGATCATGATCGTCGTGTCGATGATCCCGTTGACGCTCGCCCGGCGCGGCGCGCTGATCGGGGCGGGGATCTGTATCCTGCTGCTCGTGCTGCTGCCCTTTATCGGCAGCGAAGTGAACGGCGCGCGGCGCTGGATCAATCTCGGCGTCTCCGATCTCCAGCCCTCGGAATTCCTCAAGCCGCTCTTCATCGTGTCGATCGCGTGGATCCTGTCGCTGCGCGCCAGCGACAACCAGTTGCCGATGACGCTGATGCTCGGTGTCACCGGCGGCCTCACTGCGCTGGTTGCGATGCTGCTGATGATGCAGCCGGACTTCGGCCAGACGATGGTGTTCTGCATCGTCTGGATCATCCTGCTGACCGTTGCCGGCATCTCGCCTGCAGTGATCGGCGGGCTGGCGGCGTTGGGCCTGGCCGGTATCGTCTCGGCCTATCTCTTCTACAGCACCGCGCGCATCCGCATCGACAGCTTCCTGTGGCCGACCAAGGAAAAGGCGCTGGCCGAGCATTACCAGACCAACATAGCCGAGCAGACGCTTACCTCCGGCGGCCTGTTCGGCACCGGCCCGGGCAGCGGGCAGGTGAAGTTCAAGCTGCCGGAAGCGCATACCGATTACATCTTCTCGGTGATCGGCGAGGAATTCGGCCTGCTGGCCTGCGCGGCCATCGCGATCCTCTATGTCGCGATCATACTGCGCGTGCTGCTGAAGCTGATCGACGAAGAGGATGCGTTCAAGCTGCTGGCGGCCACCGGCCTCGTCGCGCAGTTCGGGGTTCAGGCGTTCATCAACATGGCGGTGAACACCGGTCTGGCGCCGTCGAAGGGCATGACCTTGCCCTTCATCAGCTATGGCGGATCGTCGATGATCGCACTTTCGATCGGGATGGGGCTTTTGCTCGCCTTCACGCGCCGAAACCCGTATCTGAAGCGCTCTCCCTATACCGTGCGGTGGAGCGGCACATGA
- the murG gene encoding undecaprenyldiphospho-muramoylpentapeptide beta-N-acetylglucosaminyltransferase: MTNSRTYVLAAGGTGGHMVPAAALATELLGRGHHVALISDDRGVRFPGLFEDIETHVLPAGRLGGGPLGFVKAAGKMLAGRSMAITLFKEMHPSCVIGFGGYPALPALLGAFSRGVPTVIHEQNAVLGRVNRYVAGKVDAIATSYETTERLKDSWKAKTHHIGNPVREAILELRSRPYPMLDEDGIFRVLVTGGSQGASILSQVVPDGLALLPTHFRRRLQVTHQARVEDIDTVRAKYAAHGIPAEIATYLPDMPERLAWAHIVIARAGASTISELTAAGRPAILVPLPSATDDHQTVNAREITAAGGARTISQRAFTAPELAKQIQKLGLDTVGLENAAARAKSCGKPNAARDLADLVESIHAPEAPIAVRRAAMQGRPAYS; the protein is encoded by the coding sequence ATGACGAATTCGCGTACCTATGTTCTGGCGGCAGGCGGCACCGGGGGGCACATGGTGCCCGCGGCGGCGCTGGCGACGGAGCTGCTCGGGCGCGGTCACCATGTCGCGCTGATCTCCGACGATCGCGGCGTGCGTTTTCCCGGGCTGTTCGAGGATATCGAGACGCACGTCCTTCCGGCCGGCCGTCTCGGCGGCGGACCGCTGGGTTTCGTCAAGGCGGCGGGCAAGATGCTCGCGGGCCGATCGATGGCGATCACGCTGTTCAAGGAAATGCATCCGAGCTGCGTGATCGGCTTCGGCGGCTATCCCGCGCTGCCCGCGCTGCTCGGCGCTTTCTCGCGTGGCGTGCCCACCGTGATCCACGAGCAGAATGCAGTGCTCGGCCGGGTGAACCGCTATGTCGCGGGCAAGGTCGATGCGATCGCCACCAGCTACGAGACGACCGAACGGCTGAAGGATAGCTGGAAGGCCAAGACCCATCATATCGGCAATCCGGTGCGCGAGGCGATCTTGGAACTGCGCAGCCGGCCCTATCCGATGCTGGACGAAGACGGCATCTTCCGCGTGCTCGTTACCGGCGGCAGCCAAGGCGCGTCGATCCTATCGCAAGTTGTGCCCGATGGCCTCGCGCTGCTGCCGACCCATTTCCGCCGCCGCCTGCAGGTGACGCATCAGGCGCGCGTCGAGGATATCGATACGGTCCGCGCCAAATATGCCGCGCACGGCATTCCGGCGGAGATCGCGACCTATCTACCCGACATGCCCGAACGCCTCGCCTGGGCGCATATCGTGATCGCACGGGCAGGGGCCTCGACCATTTCCGAGCTGACCGCCGCGGGCCGTCCCGCGATTCTCGTGCCACTGCCCAGCGCGACCGACGATCACCAGACCGTCAACGCGCGCGAGATCACCGCCGCGGGCGGCGCGCGCACGATCAGCCAGCGCGCCTTCACCGCGCCGGAACTTGCCAAGCAGATCCAGAAGCTCGGGCTCGACACGGTCGGGCTAGAAAATGCGGCGGCGCGCGCCAAGTCGTGCGGCAAGCCCAATGCCGCGCGCGATCTCGCCGATCTCGTCGAATCCATCCACGCGCCGGAGGCTCCCATCGCCGTCCGCCGTGCCGCCATGCAGGGAAGGCCCGCTTACTCATGA
- the murD gene encoding UDP-N-acetylmuramoyl-L-alanine--D-glutamate ligase — MITSELFRGKRYAVLGLARSGIATVDALVASGAEVVAWDTNADVLASVTNAAHADPLEIDLTGFAGVVVSPGVPINRHPITAKARDAGVPLIGDIELFAQARANLPPHRVVGITGTNGKSTTTALVHHIIRTAGISSLAGGNIGIPILAEQPLPEGGVYVLELSSYQIDLTHSLDCDVALLLNITPDHLDRYDGFEAYAASKARLFAMQSKGHAAVIGIGDAPSAAVARQVAVSGRSEDLTKIAPGVCMDQSRWPALQGPHNAQNALAAIAACEALGIDNASIDKGLQIFPGLPHRMERVAEKNGVLFVNDSKATNSDSAAPALSAYPRIHWIVGGKAKTSDLDACRPGFSHVVRAYTIGEAGEMFADLLSADMPVERSGTLEAAVKAAAANARPGDTVLLSPACASFDQFRDYEARGQAFRDAVEALA; from the coding sequence GTGATTACGAGCGAGCTCTTCCGCGGCAAGCGCTATGCGGTGCTGGGGCTTGCACGATCCGGCATCGCGACTGTCGACGCGCTCGTCGCCAGCGGCGCCGAAGTCGTGGCGTGGGATACCAATGCGGACGTGCTCGCCAGTGTGACGAACGCGGCACATGCCGATCCGCTCGAAATCGACCTGACCGGCTTCGCGGGCGTGGTGGTTTCGCCCGGCGTCCCGATCAACCGTCACCCGATCACCGCGAAGGCGCGGGACGCGGGCGTTCCGCTGATCGGCGATATCGAGCTGTTCGCGCAGGCCCGCGCGAACCTGCCGCCGCACCGCGTCGTCGGCATCACCGGCACCAACGGCAAATCGACCACCACCGCGCTGGTCCATCACATCATCCGCACCGCGGGGATTTCCTCGCTCGCCGGCGGCAATATCGGCATCCCGATCCTCGCCGAGCAGCCGCTGCCGGAAGGCGGCGTCTATGTGCTGGAGCTGTCGAGCTACCAGATCGACCTGACCCACAGCCTCGACTGCGACGTCGCGCTGCTGCTCAATATCACGCCCGATCACCTCGACCGCTATGACGGGTTCGAAGCCTACGCCGCGTCCAAGGCGCGCCTGTTCGCAATGCAGTCGAAGGGCCACGCCGCCGTCATCGGCATCGGCGACGCGCCCTCGGCCGCCGTCGCACGTCAGGTCGCCGTATCCGGCCGCAGCGAGGATCTGACCAAGATCGCGCCGGGAGTCTGCATGGACCAGTCGCGCTGGCCCGCATTGCAGGGGCCGCACAACGCCCAGAACGCGCTTGCCGCCATTGCCGCCTGCGAAGCGCTGGGTATCGACAATGCGTCGATCGACAAGGGCCTCCAGATCTTCCCCGGCCTGCCGCACCGCATGGAGCGCGTCGCGGAGAAGAACGGCGTGCTGTTCGTCAACGACAGCAAGGCGACCAATTCCGATTCCGCCGCACCGGCGCTGTCGGCCTATCCGCGCATCCACTGGATCGTCGGCGGCAAGGCCAAGACCAGCGACCTCGACGCCTGCCGTCCGGGTTTTTCCCATGTTGTCCGCGCCTACACCATCGGCGAGGCGGGCGAGATGTTCGCCGACCTTCTCAGCGCCGACATGCCCGTCGAACGGAGCGGCACGCTTGAAGCCGCGGTGAAGGCTGCGGCCGCTAATGCGCGGCCGGGCGACACGGTGCTGCTGTCGCCGGCTTGCGCATCCTTCGATCAGTTCCGCGATTATGAGGCGCGGGGTCAAGCTTTCCGTGATGCCGTCGAGGCACTGGCGTGA
- the murC gene encoding UDP-N-acetylmuramate--L-alanine ligase codes for MKGVATDIGTIHFVGIGGIGMSGIAEVMHNLGYKVQGSDVAEGYVIEGLRKRGISVSIGHAADNLGDAAVVVTSTAIKRGNPEVEAAYERRVPVVRRAEMLAELMRLKSTVAVAGTHGKTTTTSMIAALLDAGGVDPTVINGGIINQYGSNARLGDSDWMVVEADESDGSFLRLDGTIAVVTNIDPEHLDHYGSFDRVKDCFVEFVENVPFYGAALLCLDHPEVQAIIPRVRDRRIVTYGFAASADVRGVNVTPHAGGNRFEAIIRHRDGTTRSIEGIDLPMPGRHNVQNALAAIGVALELGIDDATIQQGFGRFGGVKRRFTKVGETGGTTIIDDYGHHPVEIRAVLSAARESAQGRVIAVMQPHRFSRLGNLMDDFAQAFNDADMVYVTPVYAAGEQPVEGVSAEDLVERVKQRGHRAAATIADAAALAAALADVIQPGDMVVCLGAGDITKWAASLATAIDEAKVSA; via the coding sequence ATGAAGGGCGTTGCAACCGACATCGGGACCATTCACTTCGTCGGCATCGGCGGTATCGGCATGTCCGGTATTGCCGAGGTGATGCACAATCTCGGCTACAAGGTTCAGGGTTCAGACGTCGCCGAAGGCTATGTGATCGAGGGGCTGCGCAAGCGCGGGATTTCGGTGTCGATCGGCCATGCCGCCGACAATCTGGGCGATGCCGCCGTGGTGGTCACTTCCACCGCGATCAAGCGTGGCAACCCCGAAGTCGAAGCCGCCTATGAGCGCCGGGTGCCGGTGGTGCGCCGCGCAGAGATGCTGGCCGAGCTGATGCGGCTGAAATCCACCGTCGCGGTGGCGGGGACCCACGGCAAGACCACCACGACTTCGATGATCGCGGCCCTGCTCGATGCCGGCGGCGTCGATCCGACCGTCATCAACGGCGGCATCATCAACCAATATGGCTCGAACGCGCGTCTGGGCGACAGCGACTGGATGGTGGTCGAAGCCGACGAGAGCGACGGCAGCTTCCTGCGCCTCGACGGCACGATCGCGGTCGTGACCAACATCGATCCCGAACATCTCGACCATTATGGCTCGTTCGACCGGGTGAAGGACTGTTTCGTCGAGTTCGTCGAGAATGTCCCCTTCTATGGCGCGGCGTTGCTGTGCCTCGATCATCCCGAGGTGCAGGCGATCATCCCGCGCGTGCGCGATCGCCGGATCGTCACCTATGGCTTCGCGGCGTCGGCCGATGTGCGCGGCGTCAACGTCACGCCTCATGCGGGCGGCAACCGGTTCGAGGCGATCATCCGCCACCGCGACGGCACGACGCGTTCGATCGAGGGCATCGACCTGCCGATGCCCGGCCGCCACAATGTCCAGAACGCGCTCGCTGCGATCGGCGTGGCGCTGGAGCTGGGCATCGACGACGCGACGATCCAGCAGGGATTCGGCCGCTTCGGCGGCGTCAAGCGCCGCTTCACCAAGGTGGGCGAGACCGGCGGCACAACGATCATCGACGATTACGGCCATCATCCCGTCGAGATCCGCGCCGTGCTCTCCGCCGCGCGGGAAAGCGCGCAGGGCAGGGTGATCGCGGTGATGCAGCCGCACCGTTTCTCGCGTCTCGGCAATCTGATGGACGACTTCGCTCAGGCCTTCAACGACGCCGACATGGTCTATGTCACCCCGGTCTATGCCGCGGGCGAGCAGCCGGTCGAAGGAGTCAGCGCCGAGGATCTGGTCGAGCGCGTCAAGCAGCGCGGCCATCGCGCCGCAGCGACGATCGCCGACGCCGCCGCGCTTGCCGCCGCGCTTGCCGACGTGATCCAGCCGGGCGACATGGTCGTGTGCCTCGGCGCGGGCGACATCACCAAATGGGCTGCCAGTCTGGCAACCGCGATCGACGAGGCGAAAGTTTCGGCATGA
- the mraY gene encoding phospho-N-acetylmuramoyl-pentapeptide-transferase: MLYLIADWLGFPGIFNLFRYLSFRTGGAVATALLLGLIIGPRFIGWLRIRQGKGQPIRTDGPQSHLAKRGTPTMGGLMILTSLMLSILLWMDLKNPYVWACMFVTFGFGMIGFLDDYDKVRKASTAGVSGRVRLLGEFAIAGVASWIILSLNGTQLYVPFFSWIHPDLGYFYIVFAAFTIVAFGNAVNLTDGLDGLATMPVVIASMAFMLIAYLAGNKVFATYLGIPHVPGAGDLAIFCGAIMGAGLAFLWFNAPPAAVFMGDTGSLALGGALGTIAVVTHHEIVLGIIGGLFVMEALSVIIQVFFFKRTGKRVFKMAPIHHHFEQLGWSEPTVVIRFWIISFVLALAGLATLKLR; encoded by the coding sequence ATGCTCTACCTGATTGCGGACTGGCTGGGTTTCCCGGGCATCTTCAACCTTTTCCGCTATCTCTCGTTTCGCACCGGCGGCGCGGTCGCGACCGCGCTGCTGCTGGGCCTGATCATCGGGCCGCGCTTCATCGGCTGGCTGCGCATCCGTCAGGGCAAGGGGCAGCCGATCCGCACCGACGGCCCGCAGAGTCATCTCGCCAAGCGCGGCACGCCGACGATGGGCGGGCTGATGATCCTCACCAGCCTGATGCTGTCGATCCTGCTGTGGATGGACCTGAAGAACCCCTATGTCTGGGCCTGCATGTTCGTGACCTTCGGGTTCGGCATGATCGGGTTTCTCGACGATTACGACAAGGTGCGGAAGGCCAGCACCGCGGGCGTATCGGGCCGGGTCCGCCTGCTCGGCGAATTCGCGATCGCGGGCGTGGCGAGTTGGATCATCCTCTCGCTCAACGGCACGCAGCTCTATGTACCCTTCTTCAGCTGGATCCACCCCGATCTCGGCTATTTCTACATCGTCTTCGCCGCCTTCACGATCGTGGCGTTCGGCAATGCGGTGAACCTGACCGATGGTCTCGACGGCCTCGCGACGATGCCGGTGGTGATCGCCAGCATGGCGTTCATGCTGATCGCATATCTGGCGGGCAACAAGGTGTTCGCCACCTATCTGGGCATCCCGCACGTGCCGGGCGCGGGCGATCTCGCCATCTTCTGCGGCGCGATCATGGGGGCGGGCCTCGCCTTCCTCTGGTTCAATGCGCCGCCGGCGGCGGTGTTCATGGGCGATACCGGCAGCCTTGCGCTGGGCGGCGCGCTGGGCACCATCGCGGTTGTGACGCATCACGAGATCGTGCTGGGCATCATCGGCGGCCTGTTCGTGATGGAGGCGCTCAGCGTCATCATCCAGGTCTTCTTCTTCAAGCGCACCGGCAAGCGCGTGTTCAAGATGGCGCCTATCCACCATCATTTCGAGCAACTGGGCTGGTCCGAGCCGACCGTCGTGATCCGTTTCTGGATCATCTCGTTCGTGCTGGCGCTGGCAGGGCTGGCGACGCTGAAGCTGCGGTGA